ACAGCGGCAAGCTGTTCAAGCGCGATTTCGCCGGGGAAATGCTCGATCGTTATGCCGATCTGCACTTGCTCGATTACGGCTTTGGTTATCACCGTGACCCACAATTCCCGGTGGATGACATCACTTGGTTTCTGCTGGAAAAACGTCCTTGAACAGCGTCGCAATCATCCCGGCCCGTGGCGGCAGCAAGCGCATCCCGCGCAAGAATCTGTTGCCGTTCGATGGCGTGCCGATGATTGTCCGCTCGATCCATACGGCGCTCGACAGTGACCTGTTCGAACAGGTCGTGGTCAGTACCGATGACGCGGAAATTGCTGAGTTGGCGCTGGCCCACGGTGCGCAAGTGCCGTTCCTGCGCCCGGCTGAACTGGCGGATGATTTCACCGGCACCGCTGCGGTGATCGTGCATGCCTTGCAGCAACTGCCAGCCTTCGATTACGCCTGCTGCGTGTACGCCACGGCGCCGTTGTTGCAGGCGCGCTTCCTGCGGCAAGGATTTGAGCTGTTGCAGCAGCACCCGGACAAAGCCTTTGCGTTCTCCGTGTGCAGCTTTGGTTTCCCGGTGCAGCGTGCGCTGACGCTGGACGGGCAGGGCGCATTGACCGCGTTGTACCCGGAATTTCGCAACACCCGCTCGCAGGATCTGCCTGAAGCTTTTCAGGACGCCGGCCAGTTTTACTGGGGCCGTCGCGAGGCGTGGCTGCG
The Pseudomonas fluorescens genome window above contains:
- the pseF gene encoding pseudaminic acid cytidylyltransferase, giving the protein MNSVAIIPARGGSKRIPRKNLLPFDGVPMIVRSIHTALDSDLFEQVVVSTDDAEIAELALAHGAQVPFLRPAELADDFTGTAAVIVHALQQLPAFDYACCVYATAPLLQARFLRQGFELLQQHPDKAFAFSVCSFGFPVQRALTLDGQGALTALYPEFRNTRSQDLPEAFQDAGQFYWGRREAWLRGDVLYSSASLPVLLPRHLVQDIDTPQDWKRAEYLYAALKAGGELQ